A single window of Rhizobium indicum DNA harbors:
- a CDS encoding helix-turn-helix domain-containing protein yields the protein MGRATVEVSLTPALCRAARGFLGWTQEELAARSTVSRSTIRDFEGDRHGLHRSTEAQLLSALKEGGVMFVDILGCGTAICGTTNGSNE from the coding sequence ATGGGTCGCGCCACAGTAGAAGTCAGCCTCACCCCGGCATTATGTCGCGCCGCACGCGGTTTCCTTGGTTGGACCCAGGAGGAATTGGCCGCCCGCTCAACAGTCTCCCGCAGTACAATCCGCGACTTCGAGGGAGATAGACATGGGCTGCATCGCTCGACGGAAGCGCAGTTGCTCAGCGCTCTCAAAGAGGGAGGCGTCATGTTCGTTGACATTCTCGGCTGCGGTACGGCGATCTGTGGCACGACCAATGGCTCCAACGAATGA
- the rnk gene encoding nucleoside diphosphate kinase regulator, with product METDLYTGVKPPIIVRQTDHSRLTSLALAAPGRDLDVADELLAELERASVVIDDSFPPEVVGLGSTVSYETERGQARTVTLCYPGRADIERSMVSVMTPVGVALLGLSSGQSINWSGRDGHVHRLTVTSVKNIKPSR from the coding sequence ATGGAAACCGACTTATATACTGGCGTCAAGCCACCGATCATCGTGCGCCAAACCGACCACTCCCGCCTCACCTCGCTGGCGCTGGCGGCACCTGGTCGGGACCTCGACGTGGCTGATGAGCTCCTCGCCGAACTCGAGCGGGCTTCAGTGGTGATCGACGACAGTTTTCCACCCGAAGTGGTGGGCTTGGGCTCTACTGTCTCTTACGAGACAGAACGTGGGCAAGCGCGGACGGTCACTCTCTGCTATCCGGGACGGGCCGACATCGAGCGATCGATGGTGAGCGTGATGACCCCTGTAGGAGTAGCCCTCCTTGGGCTCTCGTCCGGACAGTCGATCAACTGGAGCGGTCGAGACGGGCACGTTCATAGGCTGACTGTAACATCGGTCAAAAACATCAAACCCTCTCGTTGA
- a CDS encoding monovalent cation/H+ antiporter subunit A, whose protein sequence is MVLVLIVILPFAGSLLTAFLLRTSSRSLPASIAGVVTATVVFFTAALYPLVSNGGVFRFEIEWLPQIGVNFTLRLDAFAWLFAMMVSIIGVLVVLYARYYMSEEDPVPRFFSFLLAFMGSMLGIILSGNVILLSVFWELTSLTSFLLISYWNQNPAARDGARMALTVTATGGFCLLVGLVILGNIAGSYDLDVILSSADVIKAHPLYLTCLVLILLGAFTKSAQFPFHFWLPNAMAAPTPVSAYLHSATMVKAGVFLLARLSPALSGTYDWFMLVGLAGILTLLLGAYFAMFQQDLKGLLAYSTISHLGLITTLLSLGSPLATVAAIFHMVNHATFKASLFMAAGIIDHETGTRDMRRLSGLLRHLPITGRLAMVASAAMAGVPLLNGFLSKEMFFAEAVETHAHSWLDTATPYLAVLASAFSVAYSIRFIYSVFFGPPSTDLPNQHPHEPPRWMRFPIEFLVIACLVVGIVPNLTIGPFLHAAAVSVLGQSTPQYSLSVWHGLNIPFLMSLVALSAGCAIFVGFRKYFARCDGPPVFRHFAGQRIFERVLVTVSWRWARSLEIWLGTRRLQPQLRWITLLGFLAALLPLYLAGFQSRAISPSDLNVPFLGLWMIGCCLALGTAYLAKYHRLAALVMLGGVGLIVCITFLWLSAPDLALTQLLVEIVTTVLILLGLRWLPKRVAALKEEMTFRSRFRRFRDFLLAAACGVGMAFISYAVMTMTVPDAISNFFLDNAYSQGGGRNVVNVILVDFRGFDTLGEITVLGIVALTVYALLRRFRPAPDSLAPPAQQQVQSLFDEEQPDRHSGDTVRDYLLVPSVIMQWLFPVIITLALYVFIRGHDLPGGGFSAGLTMSIAFLLQYLSGGTRWAEERLRVLPLRWMGSGLITAGGAGIGAWLFGYPFLTSHSRYLELPLIGTVPAATAMIFDLGVFLLVVGSTVLILVALAHQSIRINRIRALDEPRKGAE, encoded by the coding sequence ATAGTTCTCGTGCTGATCGTCATCCTGCCTTTCGCGGGAAGCTTGCTGACGGCATTTTTACTCCGAACAAGTTCGAGAAGCCTGCCCGCTTCCATCGCCGGGGTCGTGACCGCAACTGTCGTGTTTTTCACGGCCGCTCTCTATCCGCTCGTTTCGAACGGAGGCGTTTTTAGGTTCGAGATCGAGTGGCTACCTCAGATAGGCGTTAATTTCACTCTGCGGCTGGATGCATTCGCATGGTTGTTCGCGATGATGGTCTCGATCATCGGGGTCCTGGTCGTCCTTTATGCACGCTACTATATGTCTGAAGAGGATCCGGTACCTCGGTTTTTCTCCTTTCTCCTGGCGTTTATGGGATCGATGCTGGGAATTATCCTTTCCGGCAACGTCATCCTGCTCTCCGTGTTCTGGGAACTTACGAGCCTCACTTCGTTCCTCTTAATCAGCTACTGGAACCAAAACCCTGCGGCACGCGATGGTGCGCGAATGGCGTTGACCGTGACTGCGACCGGTGGCTTCTGCCTCCTGGTCGGGTTGGTGATCCTTGGAAACATCGCCGGAAGTTATGACCTCGACGTCATCCTCTCCTCGGCGGACGTGATCAAAGCTCATCCGCTTTACCTGACGTGCCTGGTCTTAATCCTCCTTGGCGCTTTCACAAAGAGCGCACAATTCCCGTTCCATTTCTGGCTGCCGAACGCGATGGCTGCGCCCACGCCCGTATCGGCCTATCTTCACTCCGCGACGATGGTTAAGGCGGGCGTGTTCCTGCTGGCGCGCCTTTCGCCGGCGCTTTCGGGAACCTACGATTGGTTCATGCTCGTCGGTCTCGCAGGCATTTTGACGCTTCTGCTCGGCGCTTATTTTGCGATGTTCCAGCAGGATCTCAAAGGGCTGCTGGCCTATTCGACGATTAGCCATCTAGGACTGATCACCACTCTCCTCAGCCTGGGAAGCCCGCTTGCCACGGTTGCCGCGATCTTTCACATGGTAAATCATGCCACCTTCAAGGCATCGCTGTTCATGGCAGCCGGCATTATCGACCACGAAACCGGCACACGCGACATGCGACGTCTCAGCGGTCTGTTACGCCATCTGCCCATAACGGGTCGGCTCGCCATGGTCGCCAGCGCAGCCATGGCGGGGGTCCCACTCCTCAACGGCTTCCTCTCCAAGGAAATGTTCTTCGCTGAAGCGGTAGAGACACATGCCCACTCGTGGTTGGATACTGCGACACCATACCTGGCCGTTTTAGCCAGCGCCTTCAGCGTCGCCTATTCAATCAGGTTCATCTATTCGGTTTTCTTTGGACCGCCTTCAACCGACCTCCCTAACCAACACCCACACGAACCACCGCGTTGGATGCGCTTCCCCATCGAATTCCTGGTCATTGCCTGTCTCGTTGTTGGCATCGTTCCAAACCTGACGATCGGCCCTTTTCTACATGCCGCGGCTGTTAGTGTTCTTGGCCAGTCCACGCCGCAATACAGCCTTTCGGTCTGGCACGGATTGAACATTCCGTTCCTGATGAGCCTCGTTGCGCTGTCGGCCGGGTGCGCGATCTTTGTAGGCTTCCGGAAATACTTCGCGCGCTGCGACGGCCCCCCCGTGTTCCGGCACTTTGCCGGTCAACGAATATTCGAGCGGGTCCTCGTGACCGTATCATGGCGCTGGGCAAGAAGTCTGGAGATCTGGCTTGGGACAAGGAGGCTGCAACCACAGCTCAGATGGATTACGCTTCTTGGCTTCCTGGCCGCTCTTCTACCGCTCTACCTCGCCGGTTTTCAGTCGCGAGCGATATCTCCATCCGACCTTAACGTACCTTTTCTCGGGCTCTGGATGATCGGCTGCTGCCTTGCGCTTGGAACGGCTTACCTTGCAAAGTACCATCGACTGGCGGCTCTGGTGATGCTGGGTGGGGTTGGATTGATCGTGTGCATCACGTTTCTCTGGCTCTCGGCACCGGATCTTGCCCTTACCCAGTTACTCGTTGAGATCGTGACCACCGTTCTCATTCTTCTCGGACTGCGATGGTTGCCGAAGCGAGTAGCGGCTCTCAAAGAAGAGATGACTTTCAGATCCCGGTTCCGACGGTTCCGAGACTTCCTGCTTGCAGCCGCCTGCGGTGTTGGCATGGCTTTCATCTCCTACGCCGTGATGACAATGACAGTGCCAGACGCAATTTCCAACTTCTTCCTCGACAACGCCTATAGCCAAGGGGGCGGCCGCAATGTTGTCAATGTGATCCTCGTCGACTTTCGAGGCTTCGACACGCTCGGGGAAATCACCGTTCTCGGAATTGTTGCCCTTACCGTCTACGCCCTCCTTCGCCGCTTCCGGCCCGCCCCAGATAGCCTCGCTCCACCCGCACAGCAGCAGGTCCAGTCTCTTTTTGACGAGGAGCAGCCGGACCGTCACTCAGGCGACACCGTGCGTGACTATCTCCTCGTGCCCTCGGTCATCATGCAATGGCTTTTTCCTGTCATCATCACATTGGCGCTTTATGTGTTCATCCGCGGCCACGACCTGCCAGGTGGCGGGTTCTCCGCAGGTCTGACTATGTCGATCGCATTCTTGCTGCAATATCTCTCCGGCGGCACCCGCTGGGCCGAAGAGCGACTCCGTGTCTTGCCACTGCGCTGGATGGGGTCCGGGCTGATCACCGCGGGAGGGGCAGGCATCGGTGCCTGGTTGTTCGGCTACCCCTTTTTGACCTCTCATTCCCGCTACCTGGAACTCCCGCTCATCGGGACGGTGCCGGCGGCGACCGCGATGATCTTCGACCTTGGCGTTTTCCTGTTGGTTGTGGGCTCCACCGTGCTCATTCTCGTCGCGCTCGCCCATCAATCGATCCGGATCAATCGGATCCGAGCGTTGGACGAACCGAGGAAAGGAGCGGAATAA